One genomic window of Cannabis sativa cultivar Pink pepper isolate KNU-18-1 chromosome 2, ASM2916894v1, whole genome shotgun sequence includes the following:
- the LOC115720867 gene encoding probable histone H2A.4 gives MDTGGKNKKGSAGGRGSSGPKKKSVSRSVKAGLQFPVGRIGRYLKKGRYSKRVGSGAPVYLAAVLEYLAAEVLELAGNAARDNKKNRVIPRHLLLAVRNDVELGKLLSGVTIAHGGVLPNINPVLLPKKNEKAGKEPKSPSKATKSPKKA, from the exons ATGGACACTGGCGGAAAGAACAAGAAGGGATCTGCAGGAGGAAGGGGAAGTAGTGGTCCCAAGAAGAAGTCCGTCTCTCGGTCTGTGAAAGCCGGTCTTCAATTCCCAGTCGGGAGAATTGGGCGATACTTGAAGAAGGGAAGGTACTCCAAACGTGTTGGAAGTGGAGCTCCGGTCTACTTGGCCGCTGTTCTTGAGTATCTAGCTGCTGAG GTTCTTGAGCTAGCTGGAAATGCGGCTAGAGATAACAAGAAGAATCGGGTTATCCCAAGGCATTTGTTGTTGGCTGTAAGGAACGATGTGGAGCTTGGGAAATTGCTTTCGGGTGTAACCATTGCTCATGGTGGTGTCTTGCCTAATATCAACCCGGTTCTATTACCAAAGAAGAACGAAAAGGCTGGCAAAGAGCCCAAGTCTCCATCTAAAGCTACCAAATCCCCCAAGAAGGCTTAA